The Prochlorococcus marinus str. MIT 9301 genome segment CCCTGATAGTCGGTTTTTGTTGCTAATTCATTTAAGGAACGCGTACCACTAATAATTTCTCCATTTATTTCCCAAGAAGGAAATCCACTGATTCCTTTCGTTTGGCACAGCTCATACTCATTATCTTTACCATCTTTGGCACACTCAACTACTTTTAATTCTTTAACTGCTTCTTTACCAAATAATTGTTTCTGATCGTAGCAATGAGGGCACCAGTATGCACTATACATAACAATATTGTTTTCACTTAAAAATTTTGCAAACTTTACTTTCTGGGGAGAGCTTGAAGTGGTAATTATTGGGGATACATTTTCAGTGGGGTTTGCAACATCAATAGCATTAGATGGGTCAACGCTTGTTGACCAAATTAGGCCTCCCAGCAGTACACTAATGGCTACAATGAAACCTCTAAAAATCATAGGTTCTCTACTTTCGAACTTTGCTCCAATCATAGAAATTATAAAGATAGAAAACGATAAAATTGCTGAAAGTATGCAAAAAAAGCAATATGCTTGAATCTTAAAAAACATTATATTTATCAATAAAAAGCTAAATGTTGATGACGCACAAGAAATTAGAAATACTAGCCACCAGAAAAACTTATTTAGTTTTTCTTTTGGGGAAATTACATTAAGCGAGAGTATTATTGTGATAAATAATATTGATAAATATGTTATAAATCCAGCTAATGAGAGAGGTATATTAACTTGATTATTTTCAAATAAAGTACCCCAAGGACTGTTTAAAACTGTTTCACAACCATTTTGTATCCCTGGGCATGAAAGCGAAGTAAATAATCCCCAGTTTTTTAAAGTAATCGAACCTGTATCAACTATGCCTATAGTGCTAAGGATTGCGATTATAATTTTTGGCCATTTCAAATCTTTTTTATTTCTTCTATTTAAAGTCTTAAGGGACATACAAAAAGAAAGTTTGTTATTTACATTATCTATCCTAATATTATCTTGGCATGATAGTTATATAAAAATGCTGCTTAAATCTTTTAATTATTGTTTTTTAAGTTGTGAAACAAAATAGTCTCAATGTAAAACAAAAAAAACTATCTAAGATCGCATTCAGTCATGTTGGTTGTGAGAAAAATCTTGTTGATACTGAACATATGCAAGGCTTATTACATAAAGAGGGTTATGAAGTTGACAGTAATATAAATGATGCAAATGTTGTTGTTGTAAATACTTGCAGTTTTATTGAAACAGCTAGAGAAGAATCTATTAGAAAAATTCTTGAATATACAAATCAAGGAAAGGAAGTAATAGTTGCAGGCTGTATGGCTCAGCATTTTAAAGATGAGCTTATAAAAGAAATCCCTGAAATAAAAGGTTTGGTTGGAACAGGAGATTATCAAAAGATAGCCAAGGTTTTAGACAGAGTAGAAAAAGGGGAAATAGTTAATGAAGTTTCAAAAATACCGGAATTTATTGCAGATGAGGAAATGCCTCGTTTTGTAGATAAAAATAAATTTGTTGCTTATCTTCGTATTGCAGAAGGCTGCAACTATAATTGCGCTTTTTGCATTATTCCTAAGTTGAGAGGTCCTCAAAGAAGTAGAACAATAGAATCTATACTCTCAGAAGCCAAAAGTCTTGCAAAAAAGGGTATTCAAGAAATCATTTTAATTAGTCAAATAACAACTAATTATGGTCAAGATATTTATGGAAAACCATCATTAGCCAAACTTTTGAATGAGCTTTCTAAAGTTCCAATTCCTTGGATAAGGATACATTATGCTTATCCAACAGGTTTAACTGATGAAGTTATTAGAGCTTTCAAAGATTCAAAGAATATAGTTCCTTACTTTGATTTACCACTTCAGCATAGTCATCCAGATGTGTTGAAGAGTATGAACAGACCTTGGCAAGCTTCCTTGAATGAATCAATTTTGGAGAAAATTAGAGAAGAAATTCCATCTGCTGTATTAAGAACTAGTCTCATTGTTGGTTTCCCTGGAGAAAAAAAAGAACATTTTGAACATCTTCTCCAATTTTTGGATAGGCATAAATTTGATCATGTTGGAGTTTTTATTTTTTCTCCTGAGGAAGGAACTGCAGCTTTTCATTTGCCAAATAAAGTATCTCCAGAGGTTGCAGAGGCAAGAAAAGATAACGTTATTTCAGTTCAACAAAATATCTCTAGAGAAAAAAATCAGATATATGTAGGTTCAAAAATGAAGATTATGGTAGAACAAATATCAGATAATAACGAATTAATTGGTCGGTCCTACAATTTCGCGCCTGAAATTGACGGAACTGTAATTTTATCTGTTAAAGAAAAAATTGATTTGAAAAATTATATTGGTAAATTTGTTGAAGCAAATATTTCTTTTGCGGATGAATATGATTTATATGGAGAGACTATTAAAATTTTGTAGTTTTTTAAATTAATTTAACTGCTCTTAATAGCTTATCTAATGCGAAAGCAGCTCCAAAACCAAAACCAATAAATGCAAAATAGAAAATGATGTTCATTAATTTTTTTATTTTTATTTAATTTAACATCAGATGAAAAGATTAGATTTTTTCGTTTAATTTCTTAATCTTGAATATATGGTAATTTTTTGTATAAACATTCCTCTGCTTTTTGTAGTTCCCGGCCTAGATATAGAGCATGATCGAATCTTGTTATTAAGTCATTTCTTTGTTCAGTGATCAATATTCCAAGTTGTTTCGCACTAATTCCTTCAAAAACTTCATTACAAACTCTTTTATTTTGAGAGTCGCATTTAATTGGTTCATTTGTTTCTGGGTCAAGCGCATATCCGTCATCATTAATAGTATTTAGAAAGTGCTCTAAAATTATTTTATTTTCTTCTAAATCTACTTTTATAATGAAATAACCGTTTGGATCTAAGTCTATAGATCGGTTGGATAGACTATTATCAATCTTTATTTTTCTATTTAAACTTTGACTTGAATCCATTTTAGGAATTTAATTTCAAACTATATTACTAATATAATCTTTGGTAAAGCCGAATAATTTTTTATTTAAAGGGTATAGATTTATTTTCAAAATCAATTTCCATCTCGGTTTGTTTATTCACTTCATTTAGCCAAGGACTAATTATATTTTCCATATTTTTGTCAAACCACTTATGCAAGCTAATAGTGCTTTTTGCAAAAAATCCTCTACGTCTCTTATGTTTGCCACCCGCTCCAGGATCAAACAAATGGATACCATTTTTTATTGCCCATTCAATTGGCTGGTAATAGCATAATTCAAAATGTAAATTAGATATTTCTTTTTGACTACCCCAATATCTACCCCATAAGTTGTTTTGATTTTTAACGCACATCGACATAGCAAAAATTTCATCTGAATCATGTTTTGATGCGCTAAAAAGTAAAAGATTTTTTTTATTATCAACCAGTGTTTCGAAAAATGTAGATGTTAGATATTTACTTCCCCAAACTCCCCACCTCGAGCAATGCTGTTCATAAAAATTATGCATTTTTTTGAGTATTTCTTGGTTGATATCATCTTCATTAAAAATTTCTACTTTAATATCTTGTTTAGTAATTGATTTCCTCTCTTTTTTTATATTTTTTCTCTGATTAGAGTTAAATCTAGAAAGAAAATCATTAAATGTTTTTTCTCCATTACTCCTCCATTCACTGCTGGAATTTATCCATTCATGGTATCCCAAAGATTTAAGATGGTTGCCCCAGCTTTCATCAATATATAAAAAATTACAACTTAGAACTTTGTTTTTAATCGCAAAGCTTTCGATGTGGTTTATAAGTAAATTTGTAATTTCGTTCTTGTCTTTATTTTTTTTATAAAGAAATTGATATCCATTTACAGGACTATAAGGACTCATTCCAATTAATTTAGGGTAATAATTTAAATTCAGCTCTTGAGCCAATCTTGCAAATGATTGGTCAAAAATGAATTCTCCATAGCTATGATTTTTTAAAAAAAGTGGTGCAATACCTAATATCTCTTCATTTTTAACAGCAACAAAATATAATGGCTGCCAACCAGTTTCTCTTGAAACACTTTTTGATATCTCAAGGTTTTTAATCCAAGTCCATTCATAAAATGGATTATTAATTCCATTGGCTAATTCATTCCATATCTCCTTGGAAATTTCTTTAATTGATAATTTGACTTCAACTTTATGTATTGGTTGGTTCATCTATTATTAAATCTATCTTAAATTTTTTTGTAATGAATATGGATTTCATTATTCATTAAATTTTTAATTGATTTTATTTCCCATAGTCTTTCGAGATTAAAAATCGCATTTGTTTGTTCTGGAGGGATCCATGTATATCTACCTCCAATAATTCGTGGAATTATTGTAATTTTTATATCTGTTATTAGATCCTCTTTTATAAATGAATTTATAAGTTTTGCACCTCCTAATAGAGCTAAATCATTTATCCCTTGTTTTTTGAGTGAAATTAAAGTTTTTTCCCATGAATCTTCGAAAAAGAGTTCTTTCTCGAATTCATTATTCGACGAATTATCAACTTTACTTGAGCTTATTAGCCATCTTCTAATTGGTTGACGAAAGTATTTCCAATTATTGTTAAATTTTTTGCTATTTGAAGCAACTATAGAAATTGGTTGGCTTTTTGATATATTTACTTCGTCATTATCATTGAGATTTTTAACCAGATACGTTGATTGATGAGCTACTAAAGTACCTAAACCAAAAATGGTGGCGTCAACCATTGATAAGTTTTGATTTAATATTTTTTTATCTTCATCGCTTCCAAGATGTGATTCTCCACCTCCAGGAAATGCAATTCTCCCATCAAGACTTGATGCTATAACAATTATTACTCTTGGGATACTCAAGTTTGCGTTACTAAACTATTTTCAAATTTCAACTTCAATGAGTTGGTTAACTTTTGATCAACATAAATTTCTGCAGCATTATTTGGACTCTCTTGGAGTCTTATTTTGTGTAATGTTGCACCAAGTTGATGTATTGGTTTTTTAAGAATATCAGAAATATATAAAGCTATATTTTCAGCAGTTGGAACGCAATTATGGAAAAATTCGATGTCTTTATTAAGAAAAGTATGATCTAGTTGTTCAACAATTAAATCGTTAATTGTATCTTGGAGGGCAGATAAGTCGCAAACCATTCCTGTTCTTTTATCAATGTCTCCTTTGACAGTAATATCAACAAGATAGTTATGACCATGTCCATTAACTCTGGCACATTTCCCATAGATTTTTTTATTCTCATCAAAGGATATCTCTTCTTTTGCAAGTCTATGAGCCGCTGCAAAATGAGTTTGTACTGTTAAAAATGCTTCCATGTTTTTTCCAAAATAATCTGCCCATAAATTTGGGTTTTCATAAAGTCTTAGACTTGTAAGAGGTAAATCATCCTTCAGACGATGCCAAATCACCTGTACTAATGCTTCAGTTGTTGGAAGTATACCCTCTTGATTATCAACATTAAATTCAGGCCAGACATCATTTAAAAAACGAAAATCTAATTGTCCAGTAACCTTATCTTTAATGGAGTGTTTTACATCAGAGAGATTAAGTACCATTCCATCAGAGTCTAGTTCTCCACCCATTGAAACAATAAGTTCATAATTATGACCATGTCCTGGTGCAATACTGCACTTTCCAAAAAGAGATAAATTTTCTTCTGGGCTTTTTTCAGGAAGCCAATAACGGTGACTAGAACTAAAGCAGGCACGTCGAGTTATGACGCATTCACGTCCTTTTCCATGTAATGGTTTGGATTGTGTAGAAGTCATACCTGTCTGCGATAATACTATCTTAAGGTTTTAAATACGCTTTTGTCTTTATGGAACAATCCATTATCGAAAAAACAGTTCATACCATCAAGGGCAGAAGCATATTTTTAATAGGAATGATGGGTTCTGGCAAGTCACAAACTGGTTTGAAGCTGGCTGAATTATTGAAGTATA includes the following:
- the petL gene encoding cytochrome b6-f complex subunit PetL — encoded protein: MNIIFYFAFIGFGFGAAFALDKLLRAVKLI
- a CDS encoding GNAT family N-acetyltransferase gives rise to the protein MNQPIHKVEVKLSIKEISKEIWNELANGINNPFYEWTWIKNLEISKSVSRETGWQPLYFVAVKNEEILGIAPLFLKNHSYGEFIFDQSFARLAQELNLNYYPKLIGMSPYSPVNGYQFLYKKNKDKNEITNLLINHIESFAIKNKVLSCNFLYIDESWGNHLKSLGYHEWINSSSEWRSNGEKTFNDFLSRFNSNQRKNIKKERKSITKQDIKVEIFNEDDINQEILKKMHNFYEQHCSRWGVWGSKYLTSTFFETLVDNKKNLLLFSASKHDSDEIFAMSMCVKNQNNLWGRYWGSQKEISNLHFELCYYQPIEWAIKNGIHLFDPGAGGKHKRRRGFFAKSTISLHKWFDKNMENIISPWLNEVNKQTEMEIDFENKSIPFK
- a CDS encoding dihydrofolate reductase family protein, which codes for MSIPRVIIVIASSLDGRIAFPGGGESHLGSDEDKKILNQNLSMVDATIFGLGTLVAHQSTYLVKNLNDNDEVNISKSQPISIVASNSKKFNNNWKYFRQPIRRWLISSSKVDNSSNNEFEKELFFEDSWEKTLISLKKQGINDLALLGGAKLINSFIKEDLITDIKITIIPRIIGGRYTWIPPEQTNAIFNLERLWEIKSIKNLMNNEIHIHYKKI
- the rimO gene encoding 30S ribosomal protein S12 methylthiotransferase RimO, which translates into the protein MKQNSLNVKQKKLSKIAFSHVGCEKNLVDTEHMQGLLHKEGYEVDSNINDANVVVVNTCSFIETAREESIRKILEYTNQGKEVIVAGCMAQHFKDELIKEIPEIKGLVGTGDYQKIAKVLDRVEKGEIVNEVSKIPEFIADEEMPRFVDKNKFVAYLRIAEGCNYNCAFCIIPKLRGPQRSRTIESILSEAKSLAKKGIQEIILISQITTNYGQDIYGKPSLAKLLNELSKVPIPWIRIHYAYPTGLTDEVIRAFKDSKNIVPYFDLPLQHSHPDVLKSMNRPWQASLNESILEKIREEIPSAVLRTSLIVGFPGEKKEHFEHLLQFLDRHKFDHVGVFIFSPEEGTAAFHLPNKVSPEVAEARKDNVISVQQNISREKNQIYVGSKMKIMVEQISDNNELIGRSYNFAPEIDGTVILSVKEKIDLKNYIGKFVEANISFADEYDLYGETIKIL
- a CDS encoding vitamin K epoxide reductase family protein → MSLKTLNRRNKKDLKWPKIIIAILSTIGIVDTGSITLKNWGLFTSLSCPGIQNGCETVLNSPWGTLFENNQVNIPLSLAGFITYLSILFITIILSLNVISPKEKLNKFFWWLVFLISCASSTFSFLLINIMFFKIQAYCFFCILSAILSFSIFIISMIGAKFESREPMIFRGFIVAISVLLGGLIWSTSVDPSNAIDVANPTENVSPIITTSSSPQKVKFAKFLSENNIVMYSAYWCPHCYDQKQLFGKEAVKELKVVECAKDGKDNEYELCQTKGISGFPSWEINGEIISGTRSLNELATKTDYQGDLNF
- a CDS encoding 6-pyruvoyl trahydropterin synthase family protein, translated to MTSTQSKPLHGKGRECVITRRACFSSSHRYWLPEKSPEENLSLFGKCSIAPGHGHNYELIVSMGGELDSDGMVLNLSDVKHSIKDKVTGQLDFRFLNDVWPEFNVDNQEGILPTTEALVQVIWHRLKDDLPLTSLRLYENPNLWADYFGKNMEAFLTVQTHFAAAHRLAKEEISFDENKKIYGKCARVNGHGHNYLVDITVKGDIDKRTGMVCDLSALQDTINDLIVEQLDHTFLNKDIEFFHNCVPTAENIALYISDILKKPIHQLGATLHKIRLQESPNNAAEIYVDQKLTNSLKLKFENSLVTQT
- a CDS encoding DUF4346 domain-containing protein, which translates into the protein MDSSQSLNRKIKIDNSLSNRSIDLDPNGYFIIKVDLEENKIILEHFLNTINDDGYALDPETNEPIKCDSQNKRVCNEVFEGISAKQLGILITEQRNDLITRFDHALYLGRELQKAEECLYKKLPYIQD